Genomic DNA from Ensifer adhaerens:
TCGATATCATGCTCAAGACCTATCTGCACAAGATCGGTCTTAAGGCGGGGGACGTGAAGATCGTCGGGATGCCGATGCCCGATGTCATACCCGCATTGTCCAACGGAGCGATCGACGGTGCAATCGTGATCGACCCGTTCATGTCTGCTCTTGCCTCTTCCGGAAAGGCGACCATTGTGGCCCGCTCGGCGGATATCCTGCCCAACGCATCGCAGGCCTTCATCGCGCTGTCCGACAAGATGATGCAGCAGCCCGATCTGTCGAAGCGGTTCGTCCGCGGTTATCTGAAGACAAACGAGTGGATGCGCCAGGAATTGCCGAAGCCTGAAGGGCGCAAGAAGATCGCGGAGATTTACCAGGAATTCGTTCCCGCCGAAAGTGCTGCGGCCTATGAACGGATGTCGCTTGGCACCGCCTCGGCCTCCGCCGCGATCAATGTCGATGGCGAATACGGGCTGAAATGGCAGCTGAACGTCCTTCGCGAGGAAGGGTTGATCAAGGGCGATCCGCAGCTTGAAAGCCATTTGAACAGCGAGATCCTGAAGGAGGCGGCCAAGAAATGAGCGCGGCAGATGCAGTGGGCGAACATGTTCCCGGCAAGTTGGAAGTCAAGGATGTCAGCCGGATTTTCGGCCCCGCCTCCAAGGGCTTCATGGCGCTCGGTCCCATCGAACTGACCGTGGCTAGCGGGGAGTTTCTCTGCATCGTCGGGCCGAGCGGGTGCGGCAAGTCCACCCTTCTGCGCATGTTTGCCGGTCTCGATTCTCCATCGACCGGCAGCATTGCCATCCGCCATGAAGACAGGGCCCGGCCTATGACGGCCATGATCTTCCAGCAGGAATCCGTCTTTCCCTGGCTGACGGTCGAGGAAAACGCCGCCTACGGGCTGAAGGCGACGCGAAACTGGAAAGGGGCGGAAAGCCAGGAGCGTGTCGATTACTTTCTGGAGAAGACGGGACTTTATTCCTTCCGCAAGTTTCGTCCCGATCAGTTGTCGGGAGGGATGAAGCAGCGGCTTTCGATTGCCCGCGCCTTTGCCACCAATCCCGAGATCCTGCTGATGGACGAGCCTTTCGCGGCCCTTGATGAGCAGAACAAACTGCTCATGCAGCAGGAACTCGCCAGCCTCTGGGAAGAGTTCAGGTCGACCGTGATCTTCATCACCCACGGGCTGGACGAGGCGGTGCTGCTGGGCGACCGCGTGGTGGTCATGAGTTCGGCACCCGGCCGCCTCATCCACAGCATGCAAATCGACCTACCCAGGCCACGTCATTCGGCGGACATCAGGCGCATGCCGGAATTTGCGCGCTACACGAGCGAGCTCTGGGACATCCTCGGTCAGGAAGTGCTGGAAGCACGCCGACAGGAAACCAGGCGCATTGAGCGGCAGGGACAATAGAGCATTTCCGGTGAAAACCGGATCATCGGCAATGTTCCATCCATTTGTTTTTTTCAGCAGTCCGGACGCAAAACTGATTACGCACTTTTGCCGGACGTGCTCTAGGAGGCCATCATGGCGGCAGTAGAATTAACGACGCCCACCCGGTCTGGAAAAGGCTCGGGCCTGCTCGGCACCCTTCCGCTCGGCATCATCTTTCCGGTGCTTCTCCTTTGCCTGTGGGAACTGGCAGCGCGGAGCGGGCTGATCAATGTTGCCTTTTTCCCGGCTCCGACGACGGTTCTCGCCACCGCGGCCGCGCAGATGCAGACGGCGCAATTCTGGGGCGACCTGGCGATCAGCCTGCAGCGCATCGCCATCGGCCTTGTCATGGGAGCCATACCCGGCATTCTGGTCGGCCTTGCCATGGGCCTCTTTCGTCCCGTCCACGAGGCGCTCAACCCGCTTTTCGCAGCCGTCTTTCCTATTCCGAAAATCGCGCTGCTGCCGCTGCTCCTGCTGATCTTCGGTATCGGCGAGACATCGAAATATGTCGTCATCGCCATCAATGTCTTCTTCCTGATGACGCTGAACACCTATGCGGGCGTGGTCGGCATCCCGAAAATCTATTTCGATGTTGCGAAAAACCTGAAGGCCTCCCGCCTGACGACCTATCTGACGGTCGCGCTTCCGGGGGCCTTGCCCGGCATTTTCACCGGTCTGCGCATATGCATGGGGACGGCGCTCATCCTGCTGGTGGCCGTGGAGTTTTCCACCGCCGATTCCGGCGTCGGCTATCGGATCTGGTGGGCCTGGACGGTCTTCTGGGTCGATACCATGTATGTCGGCTTTCTGATCATCGCCGTGCTGGGTCTGGCCTTCTCCTATCTCCTGGATATCCTCGAGAGACTGATCGTGCCTTGGCGGCAGCAGCGCCACTGAGCCATGGGACCGCAACGAATGCGGTTCCCGTATCTCGACCCCATTGGCTGATCTGGAACAGACATCGAAAGGCGATGAGTGGAGGATCTGCCCGGTTTACTGAGAAAGCCTTGTGACCCTGGCGGAAAG
This window encodes:
- a CDS encoding NitT/TauT family transport system ATP-binding protein, yielding MSAADAVGEHVPGKLEVKDVSRIFGPASKGFMALGPIELTVASGEFLCIVGPSGCGKSTLLRMFAGLDSPSTGSIAIRHEDRARPMTAMIFQQESVFPWLTVEENAAYGLKATRNWKGAESQERVDYFLEKTGLYSFRKFRPDQLSGGMKQRLSIARAFATNPEILLMDEPFAALDEQNKLLMQQELASLWEEFRSTVIFITHGLDEAVLLGDRVVVMSSAPGRLIHSMQIDLPRPRHSADIRRMPEFARYTSELWDILGQEVLEARRQETRRIERQGQ
- a CDS encoding NitT/TauT family transport system permease protein, with protein sequence MAAVELTTPTRSGKGSGLLGTLPLGIIFPVLLLCLWELAARSGLINVAFFPAPTTVLATAAAQMQTAQFWGDLAISLQRIAIGLVMGAIPGILVGLAMGLFRPVHEALNPLFAAVFPIPKIALLPLLLLIFGIGETSKYVVIAINVFFLMTLNTYAGVVGIPKIYFDVAKNLKASRLTTYLTVALPGALPGIFTGLRICMGTALILLVAVEFSTADSGVGYRIWWAWTVFWVDTMYVGFLIIAVLGLAFSYLLDILERLIVPWRQQRH
- a CDS encoding ABC-type nitrate/sulfonate/bicarbonate transport system, substrate-binding protein, whose product is MKKWLTGIVASALLLAAAQPVWALDKVRFGSIRVPVQVFVGMKMGFFKDEGIEIESVFYKSGSEIAPALATGQVDAAITTSGAALFNALARGAKITLVAEVLALEPSAPGGDPTGIVVRSGLIKDPAAPAKDLAGKTFATTAPGQILDIMLKTYLHKIGLKAGDVKIVGMPMPDVIPALSNGAIDGAIVIDPFMSALASSGKATIVARSADILPNASQAFIALSDKMMQQPDLSKRFVRGYLKTNEWMRQELPKPEGRKKIAEIYQEFVPAESAAAYERMSLGTASASAAINVDGEYGLKWQLNVLREEGLIKGDPQLESHLNSEILKEAAKK